From Flavobacterium lipolyticum, one genomic window encodes:
- a CDS encoding FAD-dependent oxidoreductase, which yields MEEHLSNQISQDSQTDLNVLTAQLKIYNNTNQVLTKTKDLEKNKYYLDFPEKIDAHSEVKLCLKNEVKYKKIDISVYYQNEYGTVELKIYKTSNLFESRVSVIVKNDLIGDVILLKNTKFELDTKVLIAESLVSVNMRNVYHFLNELKEHINRDQIEMGGGNLFDMISYAKACQIFNTRLQLRPFAIIYCISTEEVQRVYKGAMSNNLAIRVRSGGHDHEGECSGTDTILIDLSRMNMVEVDKKSGVATIGPGNRFERLTTLLAEQQVMIPHGTCATVGIAGFTFGGGWGPWTRSKGMCCERLVGATIVLGDGSIKELSEDGDLQARELLWALKGGGGFSYGIVTELKLQTFELPSELIRFEIEWNKYETDFDTERLKIVRKNRVPTIQFLKEWEDVINANRNLESNANYLNLNKKLIGTNLKISAIPAIENFDANTVVHNCVMYGYWEGSASDLSKFIEKSFKNPQTYDFIITDIAGKQAGKAYGANMMSNWDRESFHTIKQLLKGEVQGKLSKSRPISPDLENPAPHKITSCLVDTQGLGPKGHEALLRSLTSPLILDGNREMGLFTYITLGAISGIFYQDETKELESAFPYKNKQYTIQYQTWWNESLERKEEGKNNFVYDRINQALDWMQVCRDFNIPNTSGAFISFKDSSIPTEVYFDTSYERLKEIKKKYSRDSLNHFRTRKTII from the coding sequence ATGGAGGAACATTTATCCAATCAAATCAGTCAAGACAGCCAAACAGATCTTAATGTCTTAACTGCTCAACTTAAAATTTACAATAACACAAATCAAGTCTTAACTAAAACAAAAGATTTAGAGAAGAATAAGTATTACTTAGATTTTCCTGAAAAAATTGATGCCCATAGTGAGGTAAAATTATGTCTTAAAAATGAAGTAAAATATAAGAAAATAGATATCTCTGTTTATTATCAAAATGAATACGGTACTGTTGAACTTAAAATATACAAGACCTCTAATCTATTTGAATCTAGAGTTAGTGTTATTGTAAAAAATGATTTGATAGGTGATGTTATACTTCTAAAGAATACAAAATTCGAATTAGATACAAAAGTGCTTATAGCCGAGAGTCTTGTATCAGTTAATATGAGAAATGTGTATCATTTTCTGAATGAACTGAAAGAACATATTAACAGAGATCAAATAGAAATGGGGGGAGGCAATTTGTTTGATATGATTAGTTACGCAAAAGCATGTCAAATTTTTAATACAAGGTTACAGCTTAGGCCTTTTGCCATTATTTATTGTATTTCAACCGAAGAAGTTCAGCGGGTTTACAAGGGAGCGATGAGTAATAATTTAGCAATCCGAGTAAGGTCAGGAGGACATGATCATGAAGGTGAATGCTCGGGAACCGATACTATTTTGATTGATTTATCAAGAATGAATATGGTAGAAGTTGATAAGAAGAGTGGAGTTGCGACTATTGGACCTGGTAATCGATTTGAAAGATTGACCACTTTATTGGCAGAGCAGCAAGTAATGATTCCGCATGGAACTTGTGCAACTGTTGGAATTGCAGGTTTTACATTTGGGGGTGGATGGGGGCCTTGGACACGCTCAAAAGGAATGTGTTGTGAGCGATTGGTAGGCGCAACAATCGTACTTGGCGACGGGAGTATTAAAGAATTGTCAGAAGATGGTGATCTCCAAGCCAGAGAATTATTATGGGCATTAAAAGGTGGAGGTGGTTTTAGTTATGGTATAGTGACTGAGCTAAAATTACAAACTTTTGAACTGCCAAGCGAGCTTATTAGATTCGAGATAGAATGGAATAAATATGAAACTGACTTTGACACAGAACGATTAAAAATAGTGCGCAAAAATAGGGTGCCAACGATACAATTCCTAAAAGAATGGGAAGATGTAATCAATGCAAATAGGAATTTAGAAAGTAATGCAAATTATTTGAATTTGAATAAAAAGTTAATCGGTACTAATTTGAAAATTTCAGCTATACCAGCTATTGAAAATTTTGATGCAAACACAGTGGTCCATAATTGCGTGATGTATGGTTATTGGGAAGGAAGTGCGAGCGATCTCTCCAAGTTTATTGAAAAGAGTTTCAAGAATCCACAAACCTACGATTTTATAATTACTGATATCGCAGGAAAGCAGGCAGGCAAAGCCTATGGAGCGAACATGATGAGTAACTGGGATAGAGAATCTTTTCATACTATAAAACAATTATTAAAAGGGGAAGTTCAAGGTAAATTATCAAAAAGCCGTCCTATATCTCCGGATTTAGAAAACCCCGCACCTCACAAAATCACTTCCTGCCTAGTAGATACTCAAGGTCTAGGGCCGAAGGGGCATGAAGCCTTGTTACGTAGCTTGACTTCTCCATTGATATTAGATGGAAATAGAGAGATGGGACTGTTTACTTACATCACTTTAGGTGCTATTTCGGGCATATTTTATCAAGATGAAACAAAAGAATTGGAAAGCGCATTTCCTTACAAAAACAAGCAATACACGATTCAATATCAAACCTGGTGGAACGAATCTTTGGAAAGAAAAGAAGAAGGGAAAAATAATTTTGTTTATGACAGAATCAATCAAGCATTAGATTGGATGCAAGTTTGTCGAGATTTTAATATTCCAAATACATCTGGTGCTTTCATTAGTTTTAAAGACAGTTCCATTCCTACAGAAGTTTATTTTGATACCAGTTATGAAAGATTAAAAGAGATTAAAAAGAAATATTCTAGAGATAGCCTCAATCATTTTAGAACCAGA
- a CDS encoding amidohydrolase: MKHKHTEGLQCSCCSPLWKMLLPNTNGMAIMTDKNNELEKHPSCKNLIFRTGVKEDSTGSKQVGYIQTLEGGKDVMVEAIAISEGKIVATGSYKTVVAQMPPGTSERIIDGGKILLPGFIEPHLHIISSAVFKKATDVSPFSGQDLRSSIAETEEGKYSRRWVLEELKKKVTNDKNVWIIGRNVDPALFEGSDKEFNAKILDLVSTIQPVFILNSSMHLAYINTVAVTLLKSQIPKISTNGVLKEVEGIEPVLAVVAKSLHIDPILALEKLAEEVKEIFKEASRRGVTYMFDCGIEPYDNSPNREVLNLNQPLFLDFLAHQKSCPVRIGGALVALSLEKFNTVIEGKYKPNKGNNKFNLAYIKLIGDGSNQGLTGYQYTPYACDANYKPYDMVCCHSQNNTGVFNFGYPLEFNALVSKAKVNNWPVMIHANGDHAIDRTINAFKFAGINKSTINIRRDRIEHASLLTDKNLKDMQELGLSPSFLIGHVGYWGWVFQQTIFGKEKVNLLDRCQTALENGMRITLHSDNSVTPLGPLRMMEQSIARVMEGTPKKTDYQVLNEVECITRFQALKAMTYDAAWQCHADQWVGSLEVGKCADFVILSESPLTYFNKEGLNSVAGMRNILVLETWKDGEKVMDIQGDL, encoded by the coding sequence TGGGATGGCTATTATGACTGATAAAAACAATGAATTAGAAAAACATCCATCTTGTAAAAATCTTATTTTTCGTACTGGAGTAAAAGAAGATAGTACAGGTAGTAAGCAAGTTGGATACATTCAAACCCTAGAAGGAGGAAAAGATGTAATGGTAGAAGCCATTGCCATATCTGAAGGTAAAATTGTTGCAACAGGGTCTTACAAAACTGTTGTCGCACAAATGCCACCAGGAACTTCGGAAAGAATTATTGATGGCGGAAAAATTTTATTACCTGGATTTATTGAACCACATCTTCACATTATATCCTCCGCGGTTTTTAAAAAAGCTACGGATGTTAGTCCTTTTAGCGGGCAAGATTTAAGATCCAGCATAGCTGAAACAGAAGAAGGTAAGTACAGTCGAAGGTGGGTATTAGAAGAGCTAAAAAAGAAAGTAACAAACGACAAGAATGTATGGATTATTGGTAGAAATGTTGATCCTGCTTTATTTGAGGGCTCAGATAAAGAGTTTAATGCAAAAATTTTAGATCTAGTATCAACTATACAACCTGTTTTTATCTTGAATTCTTCTATGCATTTGGCATACATTAATACTGTTGCAGTAACATTATTGAAGAGTCAAATACCTAAAATAAGCACTAATGGTGTTTTAAAAGAAGTTGAAGGAATTGAGCCTGTTTTAGCAGTTGTGGCCAAAAGTTTACATATAGATCCCATTCTTGCTTTAGAAAAATTAGCAGAGGAAGTTAAAGAAATCTTTAAAGAAGCCAGTAGAAGAGGAGTTACTTATATGTTTGATTGTGGAATAGAGCCTTATGATAACAGCCCTAACAGAGAAGTATTAAATCTTAATCAGCCCCTTTTTTTAGATTTTTTAGCCCATCAAAAAAGTTGTCCCGTTCGTATAGGTGGTGCTTTAGTAGCACTGTCATTAGAGAAATTCAATACTGTTATTGAGGGGAAATACAAACCTAATAAAGGTAACAATAAGTTCAACTTGGCATATATTAAACTCATTGGTGATGGTTCTAACCAAGGACTTACAGGTTATCAGTATACGCCTTATGCTTGCGATGCAAATTATAAACCTTATGATATGGTTTGCTGTCACAGCCAAAACAATACTGGAGTGTTTAATTTTGGTTATCCACTAGAGTTTAATGCTTTGGTTAGTAAAGCGAAAGTAAATAACTGGCCAGTGATGATTCATGCCAACGGGGATCATGCTATAGATCGAACAATCAATGCGTTTAAATTTGCAGGAATAAATAAAAGCACTATAAATATTAGAAGAGACCGAATAGAACATGCTTCTTTATTGACAGATAAAAATTTGAAGGACATGCAAGAATTAGGGCTTTCTCCAAGTTTTTTAATAGGACACGTAGGTTATTGGGGGTGGGTTTTTCAACAAACCATTTTTGGAAAAGAAAAAGTAAATCTTCTTGATAGATGCCAAACCGCTTTAGAGAATGGCATGCGAATAACTCTTCATAGCGATAATAGTGTTACTCCATTGGGACCATTGCGTATGATGGAACAGTCAATTGCAAGAGTGATGGAAGGTACTCCTAAAAAAACAGATTATCAGGTACTTAACGAAGTGGAGTGTATTACAAGATTTCAGGCATTAAAAGCTATGACTTACGATGCTGCTTGGCAATGTCATGCAGATCAATGGGTAGGCTCATTAGAAGTAGGGAAATGTGCCGACTTTGTAATCTTATCAGAATCACCTTTAACTTACTTCAATAAAGAAGGGTTGAATTCTGTTGCAGGGATGCGAAATATACTTGTGTTAGAAACATGGAAAGATGGGGAAAAGGTGATGGACATACAAGGAGATTTATAA